A single Curtobacterium sp. MCJR17_020 DNA region contains:
- the pgm gene encoding phosphoglucomutase (alpha-D-glucose-1,6-bisphosphate-dependent), whose product MNDRAGTPATADDLVDIDALVAAYYDRVPDVSVAEQQVVFGTSGHRGSSLDSAFNDTHIAAITQAIVEYRQSQGTDGPLFIGRDTHALSGPAERTALEVLAANGVHVLADSDNGYVPTPALSHAIIRYNRAGNPDTADGIVITPSHNPPRDGGFKYNPPHGGPADSDATSWIANRANAIIEGGNAEVQRTEHATPDRYDFLHTYVADLENIIDIAAIKRAGVKIGADPLGGASLPYWNLIRDHYGLDLTVVNPDVDPTWSFMTLDWDGKIRMDPSSPSAMASVLAHKDEFDVLTGNDADSDRHGIVTPDGGLMNPNHYLAVAIEYLYAHRPAWRDDAAIGKTLVSSSIIDRVAESLGRRLWEVPVGFKWFVPGLIDGSVAFGGEESAGASFLRTDGTAWTTDKDGIILALLASEIVAVTGKTPSQLYVELTERFGDPVYQRVDAAATKEQKARLSKLDGEAITAETLAGDPITAKLSKAPGNDAAVGGVKVVTDKAWFAARPSGTEDVYKIYAESFVGQEHLEQVQREAKEIVDAALGA is encoded by the coding sequence ATGAACGACCGCGCCGGCACCCCCGCGACCGCAGACGACCTCGTCGACATCGACGCGCTCGTCGCCGCCTACTACGACCGTGTGCCCGATGTCTCCGTCGCCGAGCAGCAGGTCGTGTTCGGCACCTCCGGCCACCGCGGCTCCTCGCTCGACTCCGCCTTCAACGACACCCACATCGCCGCGATCACGCAGGCGATCGTCGAGTACCGGCAGTCGCAGGGCACCGACGGCCCGCTGTTCATCGGGCGCGACACCCACGCCCTGTCCGGCCCGGCCGAGCGCACCGCGCTCGAGGTCCTGGCCGCCAACGGCGTGCACGTCCTGGCCGACAGCGACAACGGCTACGTGCCGACCCCCGCGCTCAGCCACGCGATCATCCGCTACAACCGCGCCGGCAACCCCGACACGGCGGACGGCATCGTCATCACGCCGAGCCACAACCCGCCCCGCGACGGCGGCTTCAAGTACAACCCGCCGCACGGCGGCCCCGCCGACAGCGACGCCACGAGCTGGATCGCCAACCGAGCGAACGCGATCATCGAGGGCGGCAACGCCGAGGTGCAGCGCACCGAGCACGCCACCCCTGACCGCTACGACTTCCTGCACACCTACGTCGCCGACCTCGAGAACATCATCGACATCGCCGCGATCAAGCGTGCCGGCGTGAAGATCGGCGCCGACCCACTCGGTGGAGCCTCGCTGCCGTACTGGAACCTCATCCGCGACCACTACGGCCTCGACCTGACCGTCGTGAACCCAGACGTCGACCCGACCTGGTCGTTCATGACGCTCGACTGGGACGGCAAGATCCGGATGGACCCGTCGAGCCCCTCGGCCATGGCCTCGGTCCTGGCGCACAAGGACGAGTTCGACGTCCTGACGGGCAACGACGCCGACTCCGACCGGCACGGCATCGTCACGCCCGACGGCGGCTTGATGAACCCGAACCACTACCTCGCCGTCGCGATCGAGTACCTCTACGCGCACCGTCCGGCCTGGCGCGACGACGCCGCCATCGGCAAGACCCTGGTGTCGTCGAGCATCATCGACCGCGTCGCAGAGTCGCTCGGGCGCCGTCTGTGGGAGGTCCCGGTCGGCTTCAAGTGGTTCGTGCCCGGCCTGATCGACGGCTCCGTGGCGTTCGGTGGCGAAGAGTCCGCTGGTGCGTCGTTCCTGCGCACCGACGGCACGGCGTGGACCACCGACAAGGACGGCATCATCCTGGCGCTCCTGGCGTCCGAGATCGTCGCCGTCACCGGCAAGACCCCCTCGCAGCTGTACGTCGAGCTGACCGAGCGCTTCGGTGACCCGGTCTACCAGCGCGTCGACGCCGCCGCCACGAAGGAGCAGAAGGCCCGCCTGTCGAAGCTCGACGGCGAGGCCATCACGGCGGAGACCCTGGCCGGCGACCCGATCACGGCCAAGCTGTCGAAGGCCCCCGGCAACGACGCTGCCGTCGGCGGCGT
- a CDS encoding methyltransferase domain-containing protein: MTMHAPVSFGAGGGEPYARALRSDGRLRLTDQDRPDVVTTMDVGRWSAAADRVDRSLLDDADGPVIDIGCGPGRMLVAARNRGIPALGVDVSAEAVAIAQRSGGTAIQGSVFDAVPDEGHWDTALVIDGNIGIGGDPAALLERCGEIVRAGGRVIVETNPDPLADRVYTARVMDADGHESAGFPWAEVGLDALHRHAADASLVARQSWTVAGRSFCELMA; this comes from the coding sequence ATGACCATGCACGCACCTGTCTCCTTCGGCGCCGGCGGCGGCGAGCCGTACGCCCGGGCACTGCGCTCGGACGGACGGCTCCGGCTGACCGACCAGGACCGTCCCGACGTCGTCACGACGATGGACGTCGGCCGGTGGAGCGCCGCGGCCGACCGGGTCGACCGCTCGCTGCTCGACGACGCCGACGGCCCCGTGATCGACATCGGCTGCGGCCCCGGGCGGATGCTCGTCGCCGCGCGCAACCGCGGCATCCCCGCACTCGGCGTGGACGTCTCCGCCGAGGCCGTGGCGATCGCCCAGCGGTCCGGTGGCACCGCGATCCAGGGATCGGTGTTCGACGCGGTCCCCGACGAGGGCCACTGGGACACCGCCCTGGTCATCGACGGCAACATCGGCATCGGTGGCGACCCCGCCGCCCTGCTCGAGCGCTGCGGCGAGATCGTCCGCGCCGGTGGCCGGGTGATCGTCGAGACGAACCCCGACCCGCTGGCCGACCGGGTGTACACCGCACGAGTGATGGACGCCGACGGCCACGAGAGCGCCGGGTTCCCCTGGGCCGAGGTCGGACTCGACGCGCTGCACCGGCACGCGGCGGACGCGAGCCTCGTGGCGCGGCAGAGCTGGACGGTCGCGGGCCGGAGCTTCTGCGAGCTCATGGCCTGA
- a CDS encoding DUF2064 domain-containing protein, with amino-acid sequence MTAGITVAVVAKECLPGKVKTRLTPALSPEGAARVASASLADTLSTVRALPAERRVLFFDGDVVPESADGFDVLHQPGGGLDERLGFLFDAIDGPLLLVGMDTPQVSTDALAPVFDQPQRDAWFGPAEDGGFWSLYVQAPTGDLLRGVPMSQDDTGAVQLARLTDAGLDVGILGELLDVDTMPDAERVAELAPDSGFTQALRAETAGSLR; translated from the coding sequence ATGACCGCCGGCATCACCGTGGCCGTGGTCGCGAAGGAGTGCCTTCCCGGCAAGGTGAAGACCCGGCTGACCCCGGCGCTCTCCCCCGAGGGTGCCGCCCGTGTGGCGTCCGCGAGCCTCGCCGACACCCTGTCGACCGTCCGCGCCCTGCCCGCCGAGCGCCGCGTGCTGTTCTTCGACGGCGACGTCGTCCCGGAGTCGGCCGACGGCTTCGACGTCCTCCACCAGCCGGGCGGCGGGCTGGACGAGCGCCTCGGGTTCCTGTTCGACGCGATCGACGGCCCGTTGCTGCTCGTCGGGATGGACACCCCCCAGGTGTCCACCGACGCGCTCGCCCCGGTGTTCGACCAGCCGCAGCGCGACGCGTGGTTCGGCCCCGCCGAGGACGGCGGCTTCTGGTCGCTGTACGTGCAGGCACCGACCGGCGACCTGCTCCGCGGCGTCCCGATGTCGCAGGACGACACCGGCGCCGTCCAGCTCGCACGCCTGACCGACGCCGGCCTCGACGTCGGGATCCTCGGCGAACTGCTCGACGTCGACACCATGCCCGACGCCGAACGCGTCGCCGAACTCGCGCCGGACTCCGGCTTCACCCAGGCACTCCGTGCCGAGACCGCGGGGAGTCTCCGATGA
- a CDS encoding glycosyltransferase family 2 protein, protein MSVDVILPCLDEADALPKVIARLPEGYRAIVVDNGSTDGSADVARAHGALVVTEPVKGFGSACAAGVAAATADFVAFCDADASMDPAELPPLVDRVASGRVDLALGRRVPTSKGAWAPHARFANRVLAVLMHRATGYRLRDLGPMRVMRREDLVALDLQDRRSGYPLEMVLAAHAAGWRVDESDIGYAQRIGDSKVTGTLRGTVNAVRDMTRLLRAYRREARVRVVAPASAQHVAGSTAAAGSAARPDSAPVTASVEGTRA, encoded by the coding sequence ATGAGTGTCGACGTCATCCTCCCGTGCCTCGACGAGGCCGATGCCCTGCCGAAGGTGATCGCTCGCCTGCCGGAGGGCTACCGCGCGATCGTGGTGGACAACGGCTCGACCGACGGTTCCGCAGACGTCGCCCGCGCCCACGGCGCCCTCGTCGTCACGGAACCGGTGAAGGGCTTCGGCTCCGCCTGCGCCGCGGGCGTCGCGGCCGCAACCGCCGACTTCGTCGCCTTCTGCGACGCCGACGCCTCGATGGACCCCGCCGAGCTGCCGCCACTGGTCGATCGCGTCGCGAGCGGCCGCGTCGACCTGGCGCTCGGACGACGTGTCCCGACGAGCAAGGGCGCCTGGGCGCCGCACGCCCGGTTCGCGAACCGCGTGCTCGCCGTCCTCATGCACCGTGCGACCGGCTACCGCCTGCGCGACCTCGGCCCGATGCGCGTCATGCGCCGCGAGGACCTCGTCGCCCTGGACCTGCAGGACCGCCGCAGCGGCTACCCGCTCGAGATGGTCCTGGCCGCGCACGCGGCCGGCTGGCGCGTCGACGAGTCCGACATCGGCTACGCGCAGCGCATCGGCGACAGCAAGGTGACCGGCACGCTCCGCGGCACGGTCAACGCGGTCCGCGACATGACCCGCCTGCTGCGCGCGTACCGCCGGGAGGCCCGTGTCCGGGTCGTCGCACCGGCGTCCGCCCAGCACGTGGCCGGCTCCACCGCCGCGGCCGGTTCCGCGGCACGGCCCGACTCCGCACCCGTCACCGCCTCGGTCGAGGGGACGCGCGCATGA
- a CDS encoding NAD-dependent epimerase/dehydratase family protein yields MTRLLVTGGAGFIGSAIVRRALADGHEVRVLDSLRDDVHGDPGEVVRAHQQQGIEFVHGDVRDRVSLDAALDGVDVVCHQAAKVGLGVDFQDAPDYVSSNDAGTAHVLAGMDRHDIGRLVVASSMVVYGEGAYTTSDGEPVRPPARRREDLDAGRFDPIGPDGHPLLPGLIDESAALDPRNVYAQTKVAQEHLASSWARATGGRAIALRYHNVYGPGMPANTPYAGVASLFRSALARGEAPRVFEDGAQRRDFVHVDDVAGANAASIAATADLPVDSFHAYNVGSGVVHTIGDMAAAIAGPDGPQPVVTGEYRLGDVRHVTASSDRIAAELGWHAEVDFVAGMREFATAPLRSAVQ; encoded by the coding sequence ATGACCCGCCTGCTCGTCACCGGCGGCGCCGGCTTCATCGGCTCCGCGATCGTCCGCCGCGCGCTGGCCGACGGACACGAGGTCCGCGTCCTCGACTCCCTCCGCGACGACGTCCACGGCGACCCCGGCGAGGTCGTGCGGGCCCACCAGCAGCAGGGCATCGAGTTCGTGCACGGCGACGTCCGCGACCGGGTCTCGCTCGACGCCGCGCTCGACGGCGTCGACGTCGTCTGCCACCAGGCCGCCAAGGTCGGCCTCGGCGTCGACTTCCAGGACGCCCCCGACTACGTCTCGTCGAACGACGCCGGCACCGCCCACGTCCTCGCCGGCATGGACCGGCACGACATCGGCCGACTCGTCGTCGCGAGCTCGATGGTCGTCTACGGCGAGGGCGCGTACACGACGTCCGACGGCGAACCCGTCCGGCCGCCGGCCCGCCGCCGCGAGGACCTCGACGCCGGTCGCTTCGACCCGATCGGCCCGGACGGTCACCCCCTGCTGCCCGGTCTGATCGACGAGTCCGCCGCGCTCGACCCCCGCAACGTGTACGCGCAGACGAAGGTCGCGCAGGAGCACCTGGCCTCGAGCTGGGCGCGTGCGACGGGTGGCCGGGCGATCGCGCTCCGTTACCACAACGTCTACGGACCCGGCATGCCCGCGAACACCCCCTATGCCGGTGTCGCGTCACTGTTCCGCTCAGCGCTGGCCCGGGGCGAGGCTCCCCGCGTCTTCGAGGACGGCGCCCAGCGCCGTGACTTCGTGCACGTCGACGACGTCGCCGGCGCGAACGCCGCCTCGATCGCCGCGACCGCTGACCTGCCCGTCGACTCGTTCCACGCGTACAACGTCGGGTCCGGCGTCGTGCACACGATCGGCGACATGGCCGCGGCGATCGCCGGACCCGACGGGCCCCAACCGGTCGTCACGGGCGAGTACCGCCTGGGCGACGTCCGCCACGTCACGGCAAGCTCGGACCGCATCGCCGCCGAGCTCGGCTGGCACGCCGAGGTCGACTTCGTGGCCGGCATGCGCGAATTCGCGACCGCTCCCCTCCGGAGCGCCGTCCAGTAG
- a CDS encoding MTAP family purine nucleoside phosphorylase, producing the protein MENDEAVTIGVIGGSGLYQLFEEGTAEELDVPTPFGPTSSPISIGTMSGRRVAFLTRHGREHSVAPHRINHRANVWALRSLGVRAIVSSSAVGGLHPDYAPGTFVVTDQLIDRTFGRADTFFEDDVQHLSFADPFDPTLRRAAVDAIAALDVPFRPTGTCVVIQGPRFSTRAESVWLREAGGHTINMTMTPEVPLAAELGIATVNLSFVTDADAGLAPTEDEAAAAAAHAATADAVATADAADDAGAPVTHALVMERLARANEVIVRAIGEIVGAIPADFTPRELVPASASASIMQTQPAAASTGPTVATDPTA; encoded by the coding sequence GTGGAGAACGACGAAGCCGTGACGATCGGTGTCATCGGGGGCTCCGGCCTCTACCAGCTGTTCGAGGAGGGGACCGCCGAGGAGCTGGACGTGCCGACACCGTTCGGCCCGACGTCGAGCCCGATCAGCATCGGCACGATGTCCGGCCGTCGGGTCGCGTTCCTCACCCGGCACGGTCGTGAGCACTCCGTCGCCCCGCACCGCATCAACCACCGCGCGAACGTCTGGGCGCTCCGCTCCCTGGGCGTCCGGGCGATCGTGTCCTCGAGCGCCGTCGGTGGCCTGCACCCCGACTACGCCCCGGGCACCTTCGTCGTGACCGACCAGCTCATCGACCGCACCTTCGGCCGCGCGGACACGTTCTTCGAGGACGACGTCCAGCACCTGTCGTTCGCCGACCCGTTCGACCCGACGCTGCGCCGTGCCGCGGTCGACGCGATCGCTGCCCTCGACGTGCCGTTCCGTCCGACCGGCACGTGCGTCGTCATCCAGGGCCCCCGGTTCTCGACGCGCGCCGAGTCCGTCTGGCTGCGCGAGGCCGGTGGCCACACCATCAACATGACGATGACGCCCGAGGTCCCGCTCGCCGCCGAGCTCGGCATCGCGACCGTCAACCTGTCGTTCGTCACCGACGCCGACGCCGGCCTGGCCCCGACCGAGGACGAAGCCGCCGCAGCGGCCGCCCACGCGGCGACGGCGGACGCAGTTGCCACCGCGGACGCGGCCGACGACGCCGGCGCACCCGTCACCCACGCCCTCGTGATGGAGCGTCTCGCCCGCGCCAACGAGGTGATCGTCCGCGCCATCGGCGAGATCGTCGGAGCGATCCCCGCCGACTTCACGCCGCGCGAACTCGTCCCGGCGAGCGCCAGCGCCAGCATCATGCAGACCCAGCCCGCCGCCGCCAGCACGGGCCCCACCGTCGCCACGGACCCCACCGCATGA
- the glp gene encoding gephyrin-like molybdotransferase Glp, protein MRTIGQHRDDLAALLAPVLAGLGAASWRIDDLAVDGRAGHGHRVLAAPVAAPVPLPPFDNSQMDGFAVRVADAGQDVRVVAPIPAGVVPAPLGSGTAAPIMTGARIPDGADAVFPVEATSPGSFPAALDLGYVTVPADLVPGTFVRATGSDLALGASIAPTGAPITPALLGALASAGVSTVQVRRPLRVLVVSTGSELQGADTDAAMIGDANGIALRAALAEVGAESRTVRVPDDVDAFVTVLDDAVGEWADLVLTTGGISAGAYEVVRQALEARGLAVTPVAMQPGGPQAFGSVVLAGRPVPVVSFPGNPVSALVSFEVFLRPLLAPLVGLPADRPVLHLPAATAARSPGGKHQVRRGRVDDGVVHFVGGPSSHLLAHYAAATHLVHVPVGVDAVEPGDVLTVWSLR, encoded by the coding sequence GTGCGAACGATCGGTCAGCACCGCGACGACCTGGCGGCGCTGCTCGCGCCGGTCCTGGCGGGCCTCGGGGCTGCATCGTGGCGGATCGACGACCTGGCCGTCGACGGCCGTGCCGGTCACGGGCACCGCGTGCTCGCTGCGCCCGTCGCCGCTCCGGTCCCGTTGCCGCCCTTCGACAACAGCCAGATGGACGGCTTCGCGGTCCGGGTGGCCGATGCCGGGCAGGACGTCCGGGTCGTCGCGCCCATCCCCGCCGGGGTCGTCCCCGCACCGCTCGGCTCCGGCACCGCCGCACCGATCATGACGGGCGCGCGGATCCCGGACGGCGCCGATGCCGTCTTCCCGGTGGAGGCCACGTCGCCGGGGTCCTTCCCGGCCGCGCTCGACCTGGGGTACGTCACGGTGCCCGCCGACCTCGTGCCGGGCACCTTCGTGCGAGCGACCGGCAGTGACCTGGCCCTCGGTGCGTCCATCGCTCCGACCGGCGCGCCGATCACCCCCGCCCTGCTGGGCGCGCTCGCCTCCGCCGGGGTGTCCACCGTGCAGGTTCGTCGACCACTGCGGGTCCTCGTGGTCTCGACCGGGTCCGAGCTGCAGGGCGCCGACACCGACGCGGCGATGATCGGTGACGCGAACGGCATCGCGCTGCGGGCGGCGCTCGCCGAGGTCGGCGCGGAGTCCCGCACGGTCCGGGTCCCCGACGACGTCGACGCGTTCGTCACCGTGCTCGACGACGCCGTGGGGGAGTGGGCCGACCTCGTGCTCACCACCGGGGGGATCAGTGCGGGCGCGTACGAGGTCGTGCGGCAGGCACTCGAAGCCCGCGGGCTCGCCGTGACCCCGGTCGCGATGCAGCCCGGCGGGCCGCAGGCGTTCGGCAGTGTGGTGCTCGCCGGCCGGCCGGTACCCGTCGTGTCGTTCCCCGGCAACCCCGTCTCCGCGCTCGTCTCGTTCGAGGTCTTCCTCCGCCCGCTGCTCGCGCCCCTCGTCGGGCTGCCGGCCGACCGCCCCGTGCTGCACCTGCCCGCGGCCACGGCTGCGCGGTCACCGGGTGGCAAGCACCAGGTGCGGCGTGGCCGTGTGGACGACGGGGTCGTCCACTTCGTGGGCGGACCGAGTTCCCACCTGCTCGCGCACTACGCCGCCGCCACGCACCTCGTCCACGTCCCGGTGGGGGTCGACGCCGTCGAACCCGGTGACGTCCTGACCGTCTGGAGTCTCCGATGA
- the moaC gene encoding cyclic pyranopterin monophosphate synthase MoaC has protein sequence MVDVSAKDVTDRSATATATLVTRPDVVARILDGSLPKGEVIGTARIAAIMAVKKTSDLIPLCHPLPIAGVQVDITGADDRVLIEVSVRTTSRTGVEMEALTGASVAALTVYDMVKAVDRAASITDVRVLEKHGGRSGDWSNR, from the coding sequence ATGGTCGACGTGTCCGCGAAGGACGTCACCGACCGCTCGGCGACCGCCACCGCCACACTCGTCACCCGGCCCGACGTCGTCGCGCGCATCCTCGACGGCTCCCTGCCGAAGGGCGAGGTCATCGGCACTGCCCGCATCGCTGCGATCATGGCCGTGAAGAAGACCTCCGACCTCATCCCGCTCTGCCACCCGCTCCCCATCGCCGGGGTGCAGGTCGACATCACCGGCGCCGACGACCGCGTGCTGATCGAGGTCTCGGTCCGCACCACCTCGCGCACCGGCGTCGAGATGGAAGCGCTGACCGGCGCGAGCGTCGCCGCGCTGACCGTGTACGACATGGTGAAGGCCGTCGACCGGGCGGCCTCGATCACGGACGTCCGTGTGCTCGAGAAGCACGGCGGTCGGTCCGGAGACTGGAGCAACCGATGA
- a CDS encoding molybdopterin-binding protein translates to MTSQPTRGRAAVVVVSTQAAVDPALDRTGPVIAGWLRERDFTVAEPVIVPDGGAITETVTAELLAGARIVITTGGTGVTPTDRTPEAVAPLIDLELPGVLEEVRRRGLAGAGPTALLSRGIAGISTGGSLIVTLPGSRGGVADGLAVLDGLVEHVLAQVHGEGHAPRSAS, encoded by the coding sequence ATGACCTCGCAGCCGACCAGGGGCCGTGCCGCCGTCGTGGTGGTGTCCACGCAGGCTGCCGTCGATCCGGCACTCGACCGCACCGGGCCCGTCATCGCGGGGTGGCTGCGCGAGCGGGACTTCACCGTCGCCGAGCCCGTGATCGTCCCCGACGGCGGGGCCATCACCGAGACCGTGACCGCCGAACTGCTCGCCGGGGCCCGGATCGTCATCACGACCGGGGGCACCGGCGTCACCCCGACCGACCGGACGCCCGAGGCCGTCGCGCCCCTCATCGACCTGGAGCTGCCCGGTGTCCTCGAAGAGGTCCGTCGTCGCGGGCTCGCTGGGGCCGGGCCGACCGCACTGCTGAGCCGCGGCATCGCCGGAATCAGCACCGGCGGATCCCTGATCGTCACCCTTCCCGGGTCCCGCGGCGGGGTGGCGGACGGACTGGCCGTGCTCGACGGGCTGGTCGAGCACGTGCTCGCGCAGGTGCACGGCGAGGGCCATGCGCCGCGGAGTGCGTCATGA
- a CDS encoding molybdenum cofactor biosynthesis protein MoaE, with amino-acid sequence MTAAPAPSPAPSPAPDARVILADVVDRGITVDEVSAVVATDQDGAVVTFAGVVRDHDGGKGVTALDYERHPSAGDVIAEVARTVADAHPDVRIAVLHRVGSLGIGDVALAAAVASSHRAQAFAACGELVDLVKERVPIWKHQRFTDGTDEWVAAL; translated from the coding sequence ATGACGGCGGCGCCGGCCCCGTCCCCGGCCCCGTCCCCGGCACCGGATGCGCGCGTCATCCTCGCCGACGTCGTCGACCGGGGGATCACCGTCGACGAGGTCTCCGCCGTCGTCGCCACCGACCAGGACGGCGCCGTCGTCACCTTCGCCGGCGTCGTCCGCGACCACGACGGCGGCAAGGGCGTCACCGCGCTCGACTACGAGCGACACCCCAGCGCCGGCGACGTCATCGCCGAGGTCGCCCGCACCGTCGCCGACGCGCACCCCGACGTCCGGATCGCCGTACTCCACCGCGTCGGGTCGCTCGGCATCGGGGACGTCGCGCTCGCCGCAGCGGTGGCGTCGTCGCACCGGGCGCAGGCGTTCGCAGCGTGCGGGGAGCTGGTCGACCTGGTGAAGGAGCGGGTGCCGATCTGGAAGCACCAGCGGTTCACCGACGGCACGGACGAGTGGGTCGCCGCCCTGTGA
- a CDS encoding PLDc N-terminal domain-containing protein, translating to MSVLLPGITVILLVFALIDILTKNDDQIRGLPKIAWVILVILVPVVGSIVWFAIGHDWAPGERNHGRYIEPARHEDRYATLGDARSAHGAKRVSGTEQELAELEREIEYWEAQARLKRAKEAAGEGDTAPAS from the coding sequence ATGAGCGTTTTGCTGCCCGGGATCACCGTCATCCTGCTGGTCTTCGCCCTGATCGACATCCTGACGAAGAACGACGACCAGATCCGCGGACTGCCGAAGATCGCGTGGGTGATCCTCGTGATCCTGGTCCCCGTCGTCGGCAGCATCGTCTGGTTCGCCATCGGCCACGACTGGGCCCCGGGCGAGCGGAACCACGGCCGCTACATCGAACCCGCCCGTCACGAGGACCGGTACGCCACCCTCGGTGATGCCCGGAGCGCCCACGGCGCCAAGCGCGTCAGCGGCACGGAGCAGGAGCTCGCCGAGCTCGAGCGCGAGATCGAGTACTGGGAAGCGCAGGCTCGCCTGAAGCGCGCGAAGGAGGCCGCAGGCGAGGGCGACACCGCTCCCGCGAGCTGA